The genomic segment CGAGCTCAGCGATCATCTTGCGGACCAGGCCCATTTCGGGACCTTCACCAATGAGGATTAGTCTGGAAGGCATTTCTTCACGTACGCGCGAAAATATTTCAATCACATCCGGCACTCGTTTGACAGGACGGAAATTAGATATGTGCATAAGAATTTTTTCACCATTCGGTGCAAATACCTTTTTCAGCTTCGTAACCTCTTTCGGGTAGTAACGCCGCTTGTCTACGAAGTTGTACACAGGGACAATTTCTTTTTCAGTATGCAGCAGCTCTTTCGTCTGTCTGATCAAATCATTGGATACCGCTGTGACCAAATCGCTTCGCTCAATGCCAAAGCGGATCATATCACTCAAATTCGAGTCGTAACCCAAAACCGTAATATCCGTCCCGTGCAAGGTGGTTACAATTTTCAAATGATCGCCTACCATTTGCTTGGCGAGGAACGCACACAACGCATGTGGCACAGCATAATGCACATGTAATAAGTCCAAGTTTTCATTTTTTGCCACTTGCGCCATTCGGTTCGCCAAGGTCAAATCATAGGGTGGATATTTAAAAACATCATAGTTGTTCACTTCTACTTCATGATAAAAAATGTTCGGGTGAAACGCACCTAAGCGAAATGGCATTCCACCTGTGATGAAATGGACTTGATGTCCTCGCTCGGCCAATAGCTTGCCCAGCTCTGTGGCTACAACCCCCGATCCGCCCAATGACGGATAGCAAGTAATCCCGATCTTCATAACAGTGTCACTCCTTTTCACAAGCTCTTTAATACATACGGAGCTGCACTGACAAATCCTTCTGCGTAGGCTACACCAGCCTGCTGGCCAAACAGTCGCTCTCGATACTCGACAGACTCCAGATACCCGTTGGTAAGCGGTGTTTGAACGCTGCCTTCTTCCAGCTCAAACTGACTGCGGTAGCAGCGCAGCGCCTCCATTTTTTGCGGATAGACAGCGGTGATATCCACGACAACCTGAGGCGTGACAGTGGAATTGATAAAATAGTAAAGGAATTGCGAAGGTCGATAGGCAGGCAAAGAAGGCTCCGGCAAATACTTGCGGATGCCTGCATTAAACACCGCCTCTCGAACGATCCGACTTACGCTCTCGTGATCTGGATGACGATCCGCGTAATAAGGCGCAAGCACAATGGCTGGACGAGTTTCGCGGATGAGCTTTACAACACGTTCAATCGCACTTTCTCTGACTGCTTCCAAGCCGCGATCAGGCAAACCGAAATTATAGCGAGCAGCCACTCCCATCACTTGGTCAGCTGCAGCCGCTTCTTGCTGCCTTCTTTCCACTGTTCCATTCGAAGACAATTCGGCGTAGGTCAAGTCGAGAATCCCAACGCGCTTTCCCTCTTTGGCTGCCAAGATTAGACTGCCTGCCGCGCCGATCTCGACATCGTCAGGATGAGCGCCGATCGCCAAAATATCGAGTGAACTCATGCTTCATTCTCCTTATGCACCACTTCGCGCCAATCCAGTTGTCCCAGCTCCAAAGCCTTCAGCATGATTTCTGCCGAACCGAGATTGGTGGCAAACGGTATCTTGTGCACATCACACAGTCGAAGCAGTGCGATAATATCAGGCTCATGTGGTTGAGAGGTAAGCGGATCACGCAAAAAGATAATCAAGTCCATCTCATTGCGGGCGATCATCGCACCGATTTGTTGATCGCCTCCTAATGGCCCTGACAGAAACCGGGTTAGGGACAGCGACGTAGCTTCCATGATTCGGGACCCAGTTGTTCCTGTGGCATACAGGTCATGTTTTGCCAAAATGGATTCATAGGCCATCGCTAGTTGCACAATCTGTTCTTTCATTCGATCATGGGCAATCAATGCAATTTTCAAGAAAACCTCTCCCTTTATGGCTGGGTATCGTGTGTATGTTAATCAATCGTTTAATCAATCAGATGTTCCAATCCGTAAATCAATCCGTTCATATTCATTACGGCTTTAATGGCCATATTTACCCCTGGCATGAATGATTCCCGGTTAATCGAATCATGGCGAATGGACAGCGTTTGGCCTGTTGCCCCAAACAAAACCTCTTGATGAGCAACCATGCCTGGCAGACGGACACTGTGAATCCGGAAGCCTTCATAATCTGCTCCGCGAGCGCCTGGAATTGTTTCTACTTCTTCAGGATGCCCTTGCTTGAGCTCTTCCCGAACAGCCGCGATCATCTCCGCGGTCTTCAAAGCAGTTCCGCTTGGCGCATCCAGCTTGCGGTCATGATGCAACTCGATAATTTCCACATGTGGCATATATTTTGCTGCCATTGCGGAAAACTTCATACATAGAATCGCGCCGATCGCAAAATTCGGGGCAATAATGGCACCCAGTCCCGCTTCTTTATAGCGCTCAGTCATTTCTTGCAGCTGCTCTGTTGTCAGTCCCGTTGTTCCGACGACCGGTCTCACACCACGAGCCAGACAGAGCTCCATATGACGATACACCGTATGCGGTGTCGTAAAGTCTACCAGAACATCCGGTTTCATTTCGTCCAATTGTTGATTGATTTCCTCTTCGCTCACCCGCGTGTCCAAATTGCCTGTAAAGACGAGCGCGGTATCCTGCCCCAGCATTTTCACTACTTCTTGCCCCATTCGACCATTTGCGCCTGCAACTGCTACACGAATTTGTTTAGTCATGCTGCTCGTTCTCCTCTATTCTTGTCCAGCGATCTTTATCGCGAGTGTTAAACTTGTGCATAATACGATCAAATGCTTCCTGCAAATCGATTCCGAGTGAGTTTGCGAAACAAATCACGATGAAGAGGACGTCACCCAGCTCTTCCTCTACTGTTTTTTCGCCTTCGTCCTTTTTCTTCGGTTTTTCTCCATAAAAATGGTTAATCTCTCTGGCTAATTCACCTACTTCTTCTGTCATTCTAGCCAGCATCGAAAGCGGAGAAAAATAGCCCTCTTTAAATTGCGATATGTATTGATCAACTTCTTGCTGCATCTCTTGCATAGTCTTTTGCCGTTCCATCCGCCCACTCCTTTTTTCACAGTCTTCTCTCTTTCACCTATCGTACTAAAAAAGGCTTCGTTTGCCAAATCACAATACTTCGTCTTTCCAGCATATGGACAATCAAACGAGCGTTCATTTATAATGGCTTTCGGATAGCCCTCAGGTAACCCAAGTATTACCTGCACATCATGTCCGGGGGGAAGCCTTTTCCTGGTCCGGCGAACAGGAGGAAATATGAAAATTCGTCTTGACAGTATCATTGCCATTATCATCGGTTCTGCCATTATGGGATTCGGTATTAACGCGTTCAACATTCCCAATCATCTAGCTGAGGGCGGTATCACTGGTATCAGTATTTTGATCAAGCTGTTAGTTCCTGTTGTGGATCAGGGAATCGTCTTCTTTGTCCTGAACGTACCGTTATTTTTCTTGGGCTGGAAAATTCTTGGACGAACTTCTTTTTTCTACACGATTTTGGGAACGGTTTCTCTCTCCGTCTTTTTATCCGTATTTGATGGTGTTCTTCCGTTGCCAATGAAAGATCGCTTGCTTGCTTCCCTCTATGCCGGGGTAGCTGTTGGTGTCGGTTTAGGGATTATTTTCCGTTACGGCGGGACGACCGGCGGTGTGGACATCATTGCCAGACTCCTTCAGAAATACATGGGTATCAGTATGGGGCGGACGTTGTTTTTCGGAGACATTTTGGTCATTGGGGCGTCCCTTGTCTATTTGAATCTGGAAAGCGCTATGTATACCCTTGTTGTCGTCTTTATCGCAGCACGAGTCATCGACTTTTTCCAGGATGGCGCCTATGCAGGAAAAGCTTTGACGATCATCTCCAACGAAGCAGATAGCATCGCCAAGCAAATTCTCGATGTAGGTCGTGGTGT from the Brevibacillus brevis genome contains:
- a CDS encoding methylglyoxal synthase — encoded protein: MKIALIAHDRMKEQIVQLAMAYESILAKHDLYATGTTGSRIMEATSLSLTRFLSGPLGGDQQIGAMIARNEMDLIIFLRDPLTSQPHEPDIIALLRLCDVHKIPFATNLGSAEIMLKALELGQLDWREVVHKENEA
- the dapB gene encoding 4-hydroxy-tetrahydrodipicolinate reductase, which codes for MTKQIRVAVAGANGRMGQEVVKMLGQDTALVFTGNLDTRVSEEEINQQLDEMKPDVLVDFTTPHTVYRHMELCLARGVRPVVGTTGLTTEQLQEMTERYKEAGLGAIIAPNFAIGAILCMKFSAMAAKYMPHVEIIELHHDRKLDAPSGTALKTAEMIAAVREELKQGHPEEVETIPGARGADYEGFRIHSVRLPGMVAHQEVLFGATGQTLSIRHDSINRESFMPGVNMAIKAVMNMNGLIYGLEHLID
- the bshB1 gene encoding bacillithiol biosynthesis deacetylase BshB1 produces the protein MSSLDILAIGAHPDDVEIGAAGSLILAAKEGKRVGILDLTYAELSSNGTVERRQQEAAAADQVMGVAARYNFGLPDRGLEAVRESAIERVVKLIRETRPAIVLAPYYADRHPDHESVSRIVREAVFNAGIRKYLPEPSLPAYRPSQFLYYFINSTVTPQVVVDITAVYPQKMEALRCYRSQFELEEGSVQTPLTNGYLESVEYRERLFGQQAGVAYAEGFVSAAPYVLKSL
- a CDS encoding nucleotide pyrophosphohydrolase, with translation MERQKTMQEMQQEVDQYISQFKEGYFSPLSMLARMTEEVGELAREINHFYGEKPKKKDEGEKTVEEELGDVLFIVICFANSLGIDLQEAFDRIMHKFNTRDKDRWTRIEENEQHD
- the bshA gene encoding N-acetyl-alpha-D-glucosaminyl L-malate synthase BshA, producing the protein MKIGITCYPSLGGSGVVATELGKLLAERGHQVHFITGGMPFRLGAFHPNIFYHEVEVNNYDVFKYPPYDLTLANRMAQVAKNENLDLLHVHYAVPHALCAFLAKQMVGDHLKIVTTLHGTDITVLGYDSNLSDMIRFGIERSDLVTAVSNDLIRQTKELLHTEKEIVPVYNFVDKRRYYPKEVTKLKKVFAPNGEKILMHISNFRPVKRVPDVIEIFSRVREEMPSRLILIGEGPEMGLVRKMIAELGLNDDVCFLGKQEDVAEVLSMADIMLLPSEKESFGLVALEAMACGVPVVATVAGGLPEVVLDGVNGFLRPIGDVEGMAKETIRLLQNEELYREFSANSIERSCKTFCHETIASQYEALYANLLASKPEEKLSF
- a CDS encoding YitT family protein — encoded protein: MKIRLDSIIAIIIGSAIMGFGINAFNIPNHLAEGGITGISILIKLLVPVVDQGIVFFVLNVPLFFLGWKILGRTSFFYTILGTVSLSVFLSVFDGVLPLPMKDRLLASLYAGVAVGVGLGIIFRYGGTTGGVDIIARLLQKYMGISMGRTLFFGDILVIGASLVYLNLESAMYTLVVVFIAARVIDFFQDGAYAGKALTIISNEADSIAKQILDVGRGVTLLAGKGAYSGEEKKVIYVVVSRNEVMRFKTIVQEIDPHAFVIVNDVHEVLGEGFTLDENKKPLHD